The genomic segment TACCGTACCGGTGGCGACGTTGGTCCGGCACTGGGTGCTGCACGACTGGCGCAAATTGCCATGAACCCTGGCGTTGCGCTGGCAGATCTCTGTCCGGAATTACCGTTAGAACAGCGCCATCAGCCAAATCCTGCGCTTTATGCCCGCTATCAGGAAAGAAGAGCGACGTTTAAAACGCTTTACCAGCAACTCCTGCCATTGTGTTAATCAAACCCAAACCTGTTCATTAAATCCACATAATGAACAGGTTTAATCAACCACTTGAATTATAAGTGATTACCTCTGATTTTTCGATCGTCACATCGGTAAATTTTTTGCCTCTCGGTGTCACTTTATTACGACAAGGTCTATGCTTATCACGATTTCCACTATTTGAAGGGAGTAACCATGATGCGTATTTCTTCTGTTTTACCTGTTGTACTAAGCCTTTGTTTTTTATCCGGCGCGGCGATGGCTGCGGACACAACGGCAAAAGAGCCAACCAAAGCTCAAACCGCCCAGCGCGATAAAATGAGCAGCTGTAATAAAGAAGCAACAGACAAAGATCTTAAAGGTGATGAGCGCAAAGCTTTCATGAGTAACTGTCTGAAAGCCAAACCTGCAGAAAGCGAAAAGAAAATGACTGCTCAGCAGCAAAAGATGGCTGACTGTAATAAAGAAGCCGGTGAAAAAGCCCTGAAAGGCGACGATCGTAAAGCCTTTATGAGCAGCTGTTTGAAAGGTAAAGCGGATACAGCTGAAAAGGCCGTAACGCCACAGCAACAAAAAATGGCCGATTGTAATAAAGAAGCCGGTGATAAAGCGCTGAAAGGCGACGACCGTAAAACCTTTATGAACACCTGCCTGAAAAAAGCGGCCTGATTCTTCCCTCCATAACAAAAATATCCCGCCATCAGGCGGGATATTTCAAGTCTGATGGTTCTTAAGATTGTCAATCGACGGCAAGGACGGGTGTTGGGATCGACTTGGCATAAGCGCTCCATAGCTAACTACTGACGGTTTCCCGACCGCACTCCGTGCAGATATAAGCACCGTGTTTTTACGGTCGGAATATTCAGTGAGGCCAATTTATCGGGTTTGTTAGCAGTCTCATATATCTCGCCTGACATCTTTATTTCCGCTAAT from the Limnobaculum zhutongyuii genome contains:
- a CDS encoding PsiF family protein, producing the protein MAADTTAKEPTKAQTAQRDKMSSCNKEATDKDLKGDERKAFMSNCLKAKPAESEKKMTAQQQKMADCNKEAGEKALKGDDRKAFMSSCLKGKADTAEKAVTPQQQKMADCNKEAGDKALKGDDRKTFMNTCLKKAA